The Pochonia chlamydosporia 170 chromosome 1, whole genome shotgun sequence genome window below encodes:
- a CDS encoding HIT/MYND zinc finger-like protein (similar to Glarea lozoyensis ATCC 20868 XP_008081849.1), with protein MVNSDSMIDENLDGVVLLMKSTLCLWKFRHGKTELAHRVHRFFRNNKARAKLFQHSILFLCRIYYAVEICVEAARMLPNLQSILFIPVPYHRQEGEAPGDVETVSSQVVTHSLERLNVPTAGIPARYLNQLCTKLYAIRAERKQTHVIHAEIQALYHMHAVFPDDSEDYIVHKYVGCSRRCCFLCSVLIRRTVPEMRLRGSHNAVLHRWEPHRFYPSSFRDKFENGIKDLIQCLTAVLRRIFATDSYRQEPNQAQSSHGLPSTTAILDRERTKMVPSRLETKRIMMQMQSAVDDEVSYTVAGQKPGRAIMMGGRYQLEEKSLTEAEQIRDNFVRGKDGFEPPTVIPQAEPYRPKTCTICKRKMALSRCSACRKSYCSRACQKRDWRWHVFKCRVRNRPNSIDALRWFIQKHGLKNNKSAFSPKMVQSLFADDELCYTFGFCLCWTEPSVRRLMMIYKLAMQAHRPRQLQFWLDEGSLHQHMHEQLATISPTGQSLEMKDAIAWYLDEATCRHFQQMPKLGCYLHQSVAVHLTKALFNLPEDHGEWAELPPKQAMVAHLYVKLVKLFDNIPNPLDQDCMYFGFCHCQNDQQRTALRQAYLDLGGKRAVTLSSIAEHSGSAALTEFMSENGVDMSDLIRQGIHPHPPAPEHVGVYRFISEVHHALSGTWCSCFQQNPPVNRCSCLRSEPQLSAESEYTYGFHGTVPWERWQLLNFYLAALSVPSFCPQDLQAALDDQGNAALERYLDTLMPDFRRNLYRKYRTSLCFPGLGMRLLDRHTRLPIHIVDYSVCHDVSRPDGLCNAMYLPALDLRIEVTYSD; from the exons ATGGTAAATTCGGACTCAATGATAGATGAGAACCTCGATGGTGTAGTACTACTCATGAAGAGCACATTGTGCCTCTGGAAATTCAGGCACGGCAAGACAGAGCTCGCTCATCGTGTCCATCGTTTCTTCAGGAACAACAAGGCGCGAGCAAAGTTATTCCAACACTCGATACTCTTTTTGTGTCGAATATACTACGCTGTGGAGATCTGTGTAGAAGCAGCGCGAATGCTACCGAACCTACAGTCAATACTCTTCATACCTGTGCCGTATCACAGGCAGGAGGGAGAGGCAccaggagacgttgaaacAGTCTCATCACAGGTCGTCACGCACTCTCTAGAGAGATTGAATGTTCCTACAGCTGGTATCCCAGCCCGGTATCTCAACCAGCTTTGTACGAAGCTTTATGCCATCCGTGCGGAGAGGAAGCAAACTCATGTCATCCATGCTGAGATCCAGGCATTATATCACATGCACGCTGTGTTTCCCGATGACAGTGAGGACTACATCGTCCACAAGTATGTCGGCTGCAGCAGGCGGTGTTGCTTCTTGTGCAGCGTGTTAATAAGACGTACCGTCCCGGAAATGCGACTTCGCGGCTCCCACAACGCTGTTCTACACCGCTGGGAACCACATCGATTTTACCCTTCCAGCTTCCGGGACAAGTTTGAGAACGGAATCAAGGATCTGATTCAATGCCTGACGGCAGTTCTTCGACGCATATTCGCAACGGACTCATATCGACAGGAACCAAACCAGGCTCAGTCGTCCCATGGCCTCCCGTCTACAACCGCCATTCTCGACCGAGAGCGTACCAAGATGGTGCCTTCGCGTCTTGAAACAAA GCGcatcatgatgcaaatgcagagTGCGGTAGATGATGAAGTCTCCTACACCGTGGCTGGACAAAAGCCTGGCCGTGCCATTATGATGGGAGGACGGTACCAATTAGAGGAAAAATCACTGACTGAAGCTGAGCAAATTCGCGACAATTTTGTCAGGGGAAAAGACGGGTTTGAGCCTCCGACCGTGATTCCTCAAGCTGAACCATACCGCCCAAAAACATGTACAATCTGTAAGCGGAAAATGGCATTGTCCCGCTGCTCAGCCTGTCGCAAGAGCTACTGCTCGAGAGCTTGCCAAAAGAGAGATTGGAGATGGCACGTATTCAAGTGCAGGGTGAGAAACCGGCCAAACAGCATCGACGCTTTGAGATGGTTTATTCAGAAGCATGGACTGAAGAACAACAAAAGTGCGTTCTCGCCCAAGATGGTACAGAGCCTCTTTGCTGACGATGAGCTATGTTACACATTTGGGTTCTGTTTATGCTGGACTGAGCCCTCTGTTCGTcgtctgatgatgatttACAAGCTTGCCATGCAAGCACATCGACCTAGACAACTACAATTCTGGTTGGACGAGGGTTCACTGCACCAACATATGCATGAACAGCTTGCCACCATCAGCCCTACTGGTCAAAGCCTAGAAATGAAGGATGCGATTGCTTGGTATTTGGACGAAGCAACATGTCGCCACTTTCAGCAAATGCCTAAACTCGGGTGTTATCTTCACCAGAGTGTTGCCGTACACCTCACCAAAGCCCTCTTCAACCTTCCTGAGGACCACGGGGAATGGGCAGAACTGCCACCAAAGCAGGCGATGGTTGCTCACTTGTACGTTAAACTAGTGAAGCTATTCGATAACATACCGAATCCATTGGACCAGGACTGTATGTATTTCGGATTCTGCCACTGCCAGAACGATCAACAGAGAACAGCCCTACGCCAAGCGTACCTAGATTTGGGTGGCAAAAGAGCCGTCACTCTAAGCTCCATCGCAGAACACTCAGGCTCTGCAGCACTCACAGAGTTCATGTCAGAAAATGGTGTAGACATGTCTGATCTCATACGTCAGGGTATCCATCCTCACCCTCCAGCGCCGGAGCATGTAGGTGTCTACCGCTTCATATCTGAAGTGCACCACGCACTTTCCGGCACGTGGTGTTCCTGCTTTCAACAAAACCCTCCAGTGAATAGGTGTTCCTGCTTGCGAAGTGAACCACAGCTCTCCGCAGAATCGGAGTACACGTACGGCTTTCACGGTACGGTGCCATGGGAGCGctggcagcttctcaacttcTATTTGGCAGCACTCTCAGTTCCGTCGTTTTGCCCACAGGATTTGCAGGCGGCTCTGGACGATCAGGGAAATGCGGCACTAGAGAGATATCTGGATACTTTGATGCCGGATTTTAGAAGAAACCTCTACCGCAAGTACCGCACAAGCCTGTGCTTCCCGGGACTGGGAATGAGACTGCTTGATAGACACACCCGACTTCCAATTCATATCGTCGACTATTCGGTTTGCCATGATGTTTCTCGACCTGACGGGCTTTGTAATGCCATGTATCTGCCGGCTTTGGATTTGAGGATAGAAGTGACGTACAGCGATTAG
- a CDS encoding cytochrome C oxidase copper chaperone (COX17) domain-containing protein yields the protein MDAKTISFPSSAQAAPAAASDNTQKPKPCCVCKDEKSKRDECMLFSKASDPAADCKSFVEQYKSCMLGFGYKV from the exons ATGGACGCCAAGACCATTTCCTTCC CATCATCGGCGCAAGCCGCTCCCGCCGCTGCATCCGACAACACCCAGAAACCAAAG CCGTGCTGCGTGTGCAAGGACGAAAAGTCGAAGCGAGACGAATGCATGCTCTTCTCGAAAGCGTCAGACCCGGCCGCCGATTGCAAGTCGTTTGTCGAGCAGTACAAGAGCTGTATGCTTGGTTTTGGGTATAAGGTGTAA